A single region of the Vibrio chagasii genome encodes:
- a CDS encoding L-lactate permease: MSETLLALLAFSPIVVAAILLVGLNWPAKKAMPVAFALTVAIALFAWDMSGTRVLASVFQGFGITVSVLWIVFGAIFLLNTLKHTGAITTIRNGFTDISADRRVQAIIIAWCFGSFIEGASGFGTPAAIAAPLLVAIGFPALAAVLMGMMIQSTPVSFGAVGTPIIVGVNKGLDTHNIGESLIAHGSTWDAYLQQITSSVALIHASVGVMMPVLMAMMLTRFFGKNKSWTEGLDILPFALFAGTAFTIPYALTGVFLGAEFPSLIGGLVGLAIVVTAAKRGFLVPKSKWDFESEDKWPAEWLGSLKIDLDDNNQSHKKMSMAMAWAPYVLLAVTLVASRVSPEFKGLLKSVSLSFSNILGETGVSTAIQPLYLPGGILVFVALVAVLIQGRSAAPLAKAFGESSKTLIGAGFVLVFTIPMVRIFINSGVNAADLASMPVTTANFAADSVGSAFPALSATVGALGAFIAGSNTVSNMMFSQFQFEVAHTLTISSAVVVALQAVGAAAGNMIAIHNVVAASATVGLLGREGATLRKTVIPTFYYLVMTGIIGLLVIYGFNMTDALM; encoded by the coding sequence ATGAGTGAAACTCTACTAGCTCTATTGGCCTTTTCACCAATAGTTGTTGCAGCGATTCTGCTGGTCGGCCTGAACTGGCCTGCGAAAAAAGCGATGCCAGTGGCATTTGCATTAACCGTTGCTATTGCCCTATTTGCTTGGGATATGTCTGGCACTCGCGTGTTGGCCTCTGTATTCCAAGGTTTCGGTATTACCGTGTCGGTTCTCTGGATTGTGTTCGGCGCCATCTTCTTATTAAACACTTTGAAACACACCGGAGCTATCACCACCATCCGCAACGGCTTCACGGACATATCCGCTGACCGTCGTGTTCAGGCGATCATCATCGCTTGGTGTTTCGGCTCCTTCATTGAGGGCGCATCTGGCTTCGGCACACCTGCAGCTATTGCAGCACCGTTACTGGTTGCGATCGGCTTCCCTGCGCTTGCTGCGGTACTGATGGGCATGATGATCCAATCGACACCAGTATCGTTCGGTGCGGTAGGTACACCTATCATCGTTGGTGTGAACAAAGGTTTGGACACGCACAACATCGGTGAAAGCCTGATTGCTCACGGTTCTACTTGGGACGCTTACCTGCAACAAATCACCTCAAGTGTGGCACTGATTCACGCCTCTGTGGGTGTGATGATGCCAGTACTAATGGCAATGATGCTGACTCGCTTCTTCGGTAAGAACAAAAGTTGGACAGAAGGTTTAGACATTCTACCGTTCGCACTGTTTGCTGGTACAGCGTTCACCATACCTTACGCACTAACAGGTGTCTTCCTAGGTGCTGAGTTCCCATCTCTAATTGGTGGTCTAGTCGGCCTAGCCATTGTGGTTACTGCAGCAAAACGTGGCTTCCTAGTACCGAAATCAAAATGGGATTTCGAGAGCGAAGACAAGTGGCCAGCAGAATGGTTAGGTTCTCTGAAAATCGACCTTGATGACAACAATCAAAGCCATAAGAAAATGAGCATGGCGATGGCATGGGCACCATACGTGCTACTGGCTGTGACTTTGGTTGCGAGCCGCGTAAGTCCTGAATTCAAGGGCCTATTAAAGAGTGTTAGCCTATCGTTCAGCAACATTCTTGGTGAAACCGGTGTGAGTACTGCGATTCAACCTCTTTACTTACCGGGCGGTATCTTAGTATTCGTGGCATTGGTTGCTGTTCTGATTCAAGGCCGCAGCGCAGCGCCACTGGCAAAAGCGTTCGGTGAATCAAGCAAAACACTAATCGGTGCAGGCTTCGTACTGGTGTTCACCATCCCTATGGTTCGCATCTTCATCAACTCTGGCGTCAATGCAGCTGACCTAGCGAGTATGCCTGTAACAACAGCCAACTTCGCCGCGGACTCAGTTGGCAGCGCATTCCCTGCATTGAGTGCGACAGTGGGTGCACTGGGTGCCTTCATTGCGGGTTCGAACACAGTATCAAACATGATGTTCAGCCAGTTCCAATTCGAAGTAGCGCACACCCTGACTATCTCAAGTGCAGTCGTCGTTGCTCTACAAGCTGTTGGTGCAGCAGCCGGTAACATGATTGCAATTCACAACGTGGTAGCCGCTTCGGCAACGGTAGGCCTGCTAGGACGTGAAGGTGCAACACTACGTAAAACCGTAATCCCAACATTCTACTACTTGGTGATGACAGGAATCATCGGCCTATTGGTTATCTACGGCTTCAATATGACAGACGCACTTATGTAA
- the lldD gene encoding FMN-dependent L-lactate dehydrogenase LldD, whose product MIISASTDYRAAAKSKLPPFLFHYIDGGSYGEHTLHRNTADLAEIALKQRVLNDMSDLNLETELFGEKLAMPIALAPVGLTGMYARRGEVQAAKAADNKDIPFAMSTVSVCPIEEVAPKIERPMWFQLYVLKDRGFMKNALERAKAAGVTTLVFTVDMPVPGARYRDMHSGMSGPNATLRRVFQSMRHPSWAVDVGLLGKPHDLGNISTYRGSPTKLEDYIGWLGDNFDPSISWKDLEWIRDFWDGPMVIKGILDEEDAKDAVRFGADGIVVSNHGGRQLDGVLSSAKALPSIADAVKGDTKILVDSGIRTGLDVVRMIALGADCTLLGRSFVYALAAQGQAGVENLLDLYDKEMRVAMTLTGAKTIKDLTRESLVGLD is encoded by the coding sequence ATGATCATATCCGCATCGACTGATTACCGAGCCGCAGCAAAATCAAAATTACCTCCGTTCCTTTTCCACTACATTGACGGTGGTTCTTACGGAGAACACACATTACACCGCAACACGGCTGACCTTGCTGAGATTGCGCTAAAGCAGCGCGTACTCAACGACATGTCGGATCTAAACTTAGAAACCGAGCTGTTCGGCGAGAAGCTTGCGATGCCAATCGCACTGGCGCCTGTTGGTTTAACGGGTATGTATGCACGACGCGGTGAAGTACAAGCCGCAAAAGCCGCAGACAACAAAGACATCCCATTTGCCATGTCGACCGTGTCGGTGTGCCCGATTGAAGAAGTCGCACCTAAGATTGAGCGTCCAATGTGGTTCCAGCTTTACGTACTCAAAGATCGCGGCTTCATGAAAAACGCGCTTGAGCGTGCCAAAGCGGCAGGTGTGACCACATTGGTCTTCACCGTTGATATGCCGGTACCCGGTGCACGCTACCGTGACATGCATTCCGGAATGAGTGGACCAAATGCAACACTACGCCGAGTATTCCAATCTATGCGTCATCCTAGTTGGGCAGTTGATGTCGGCTTGCTGGGTAAACCACACGACCTAGGCAACATCTCTACTTATCGTGGTTCTCCTACCAAGCTGGAAGACTACATCGGTTGGTTGGGCGACAACTTCGATCCATCGATTTCATGGAAAGACTTAGAGTGGATTCGTGATTTCTGGGACGGCCCAATGGTCATCAAAGGCATTCTCGACGAAGAAGATGCCAAAGACGCGGTGAGATTTGGCGCAGACGGTATCGTGGTTTCAAATCACGGTGGTCGTCAGCTTGACGGTGTTCTATCGAGTGCTAAAGCGCTGCCTTCGATTGCTGATGCAGTTAAAGGCGACACCAAGATTCTGGTCGATTCAGGCATTCGCACTGGCTTAGATGTGGTTCGCATGATAGCACTTGGCGCAGACTGCACCTTGCTTGGCCGCTCTTTCGTATACGCATTAGCAGCTCAAGGACAAGCAGGCGTTGAGAACCTACTCGACCTTTACGACAAAGAGATGCGCGTTGCCATGACATTAACTGGCGCAAAGACAATCAAAGACTTAACTCGTGAATCTTTGGTGGGGTTAGATTAA
- a CDS encoding FAD-binding and (Fe-S)-binding domain-containing protein: MVTNTSHERVIDVKAYQQLEAILAQKIETERIVTQEAKRLAYGTDASFYRLVPKMVLRLKNLEEVIFTIQSCRELGIHFTFRAAGTSLSGQAVSDSVLITLTDDWRGHEIVDNGNQIILQPGVIGADANKYLAPFQRKIGPDPASINTCKIGGIAANNASGMCCGTAQNSYRTVESMKVVLSDGTLLDTANSASIEAFKQSHKTLFDGIVELHRQTTSNQELTDRIRHKYRLKNTTGYALNALVDYHDPIEIIKHLMIGSEGTLGFIAEITYNTVIEHPNKASALLVFADIEQASKAVTTLSKTPVAAVELMDGRALRSVADKPGMPAFMPNLDLEAAAILVESHASSQQDLDLQCKSILDALADYTIVESVPFTSDPKTVATLWGIRKGMFPAVGAVREVGTTVIIEDVAFPVDNLANGIRELQELFDKYDYSEAIIFGHALEGNLHFVFTQGFDSQEEIDRYGGFMDDVAELVAVKYQGSLKAEHGTGRNMAPYVELEWGKDGYALMQQIKALFDPERLLNPGVIINDNPNSHITDLKPMPAADDLVDRCIECGFCEPVCPSRTLTLSPRQRIVLYRELQRRREAGEEIEASELEKTFEYQGIDTCAVTGLCAERCPVGINTGDLVKKLRVAKYEKFTPIAKWTADHFSTTTKLTKAGLKTNQVASKVLGANTVGKLTNGLRSVTKGATPVWMPEMPQSNSHTLTASPVTAATSNDAKKVVYLPSCASRTMGQQNDAGDQRPLTEVTMSLLNKAGFEVILPKKLDEQCCGMPYDSKGMNDIAQSKAQQLEEVLWQATRQGEYPVLMDTSPCAKRSIEQFTKPLEVLEPTGFVNQYLLEHLTLEPLKETVMLHVTCSSRRMGLEGAMLNLAKACTEEVIVPEHIQCCGWAGDKGFTTPELNEAAVHPLKEQVPSNCTRGFSNSRTCEIGLSHHSGIPYQSILYLVDEVAQ; this comes from the coding sequence ATGGTAACAAACACATCCCATGAGCGAGTAATTGACGTTAAAGCTTATCAGCAGCTTGAGGCGATACTGGCTCAAAAAATAGAAACGGAACGCATTGTCACGCAAGAGGCAAAGCGATTGGCTTACGGCACCGATGCGAGTTTTTATCGCTTGGTGCCGAAAATGGTTCTAAGACTTAAAAACTTAGAGGAAGTGATATTCACTATTCAAAGCTGTCGTGAACTGGGCATTCATTTTACCTTCCGCGCGGCAGGCACCAGCCTTTCAGGGCAAGCGGTTTCAGATTCCGTACTTATCACTCTGACCGACGATTGGCGCGGCCATGAGATCGTCGATAACGGCAATCAAATCATTCTTCAGCCGGGTGTGATTGGCGCCGATGCCAACAAATACCTTGCCCCCTTTCAACGTAAAATCGGCCCAGATCCAGCTTCCATCAACACCTGTAAAATCGGTGGTATCGCCGCGAACAACGCCAGCGGCATGTGTTGCGGTACTGCGCAGAACTCCTATCGCACGGTAGAAAGCATGAAAGTCGTCCTAAGTGATGGCACCCTGCTCGATACCGCAAACAGTGCTAGCATTGAGGCATTCAAACAATCACACAAAACGCTATTTGATGGCATTGTTGAATTGCACCGTCAAACCACCTCGAATCAAGAACTCACCGACAGAATCCGCCACAAGTATCGCCTTAAAAACACCACGGGCTACGCGCTCAATGCATTGGTCGATTACCACGACCCAATCGAAATCATCAAACACCTGATGATCGGTTCAGAAGGCACGCTAGGCTTCATCGCCGAGATCACTTACAACACGGTGATTGAACACCCGAATAAAGCCTCTGCACTGCTGGTGTTTGCCGACATCGAGCAAGCCAGTAAAGCCGTAACTACATTATCTAAGACTCCGGTTGCTGCTGTTGAATTGATGGATGGTAGAGCGCTGCGTTCTGTCGCGGATAAGCCGGGTATGCCTGCGTTTATGCCAAACTTGGATTTAGAAGCAGCGGCTATTTTGGTGGAATCACACGCCAGCTCCCAGCAGGACTTAGATTTACAATGTAAATCAATTTTGGATGCATTAGCTGATTACACGATTGTCGAATCTGTCCCTTTCACGTCCGATCCTAAGACTGTCGCTACCCTGTGGGGCATCCGTAAAGGCATGTTCCCGGCCGTTGGCGCAGTGCGTGAAGTCGGCACGACGGTCATCATTGAAGATGTTGCTTTCCCAGTCGACAATCTTGCAAATGGCATTCGAGAGCTGCAAGAGCTGTTCGATAAATACGACTACAGCGAGGCGATCATTTTCGGCCACGCCCTAGAAGGCAACCTGCACTTTGTATTTACCCAAGGCTTTGATAGCCAAGAAGAGATCGACCGTTACGGCGGATTCATGGATGACGTAGCCGAGCTTGTCGCCGTGAAATATCAAGGTTCTCTGAAAGCGGAACACGGCACAGGCCGTAACATGGCACCTTACGTGGAGTTGGAATGGGGCAAAGATGGTTACGCCTTGATGCAACAGATCAAAGCGCTGTTCGACCCAGAAAGGTTGCTCAACCCTGGCGTTATCATCAACGACAACCCAAACTCCCACATCACAGACTTAAAGCCAATGCCAGCTGCCGACGATCTTGTCGACCGCTGTATTGAGTGTGGATTCTGTGAGCCAGTCTGCCCGTCTCGCACACTGACCTTGTCACCTCGCCAACGCATCGTGTTGTACCGAGAACTGCAACGTCGCCGAGAAGCAGGTGAAGAGATAGAAGCCAGCGAACTAGAAAAAACCTTTGAATACCAAGGCATTGATACCTGTGCGGTAACAGGCCTGTGTGCCGAGCGTTGTCCGGTAGGCATTAATACGGGAGACTTGGTGAAGAAACTTCGTGTTGCCAAGTATGAGAAGTTCACACCAATCGCCAAATGGACAGCGGATCATTTCTCGACCACCACGAAACTGACCAAGGCAGGTCTCAAAACCAATCAAGTAGCGAGTAAAGTTCTGGGCGCAAACACGGTCGGCAAGCTTACCAATGGCCTGCGCTCAGTGACCAAAGGCGCAACGCCAGTTTGGATGCCAGAGATGCCGCAGTCCAACAGTCACACTCTCACGGCTTCACCAGTGACAGCCGCAACGTCTAATGACGCAAAGAAAGTGGTTTACCTCCCGTCGTGTGCTAGCCGAACCATGGGTCAACAAAATGATGCGGGTGATCAACGCCCTCTTACTGAAGTGACCATGTCTCTGCTCAACAAAGCTGGATTTGAAGTCATCCTGCCGAAGAAATTAGACGAGCAATGTTGCGGTATGCCTTACGACAGCAAAGGGATGAACGATATAGCCCAATCTAAAGCACAACAGCTCGAAGAAGTGTTGTGGCAAGCGACTCGTCAGGGTGAATACCCAGTATTGATGGACACCAGCCCATGTGCCAAACGCAGTATTGAGCAGTTCACTAAGCCCTTAGAAGTTCTGGAGCCGACAGGCTTTGTGAATCAATATTTACTTGAACATCTGACGCTTGAGCCACTGAAAGAGACCGTGATGCTTCATGTCACTTGTAGCTCTCGCCGAATGGGCTTAGAGGGCGCGATGTTAAACCTCGCTAAAGCCTGTACTGAAGAAGTGATTGTTCCTGAGCATATTCAATGTTGTGGCTGGGCGGGTGACAAAGGCTTCACTACGCCTGAACTGAATGAAGCAGCGGTGCACCCACTTAAGGAACAAGTACCGAGCAACTGTACTCGTGGATTCAGTAACAGCCGAACTTGTGAGATCGGTTTGTCGCATCACAGTGGCATTCCATATCAATCAATCTTGTATTTAGTGGATGAAGTCGCGCAATAG